One stretch of Halichoerus grypus chromosome 10, mHalGry1.hap1.1, whole genome shotgun sequence DNA includes these proteins:
- the ZHX3 gene encoding zinc fingers and homeoboxes protein 3 isoform X1: MASKRKSTTPCMIPVKTAVLQEAGAEAQPAEALPGGPQQELPPEVPAGSSEAAQTSSSTDGPALANGHRGTLDGYLYSCKYCDFRAQDITQFVGHMNSEHTDFNKDPTFVCTECSFLAKTPEGLSLHNAKSHSGEASFVWNVAKPDNHVVVEQSVPESTCTPDLSSEPNAEGTDGQAEIIITKTPIMKIMKGKAEAKKIHTLKENIPSQPVGDTALPNPSAGETEAKEGDHPFVNGAVPVSQPATNSAKGPHAANGPLLGAVPVLPAGIAQFLPLQQPPPLHAQHHGHQPLPTSKSLPKVMIPLSSIPTYNAAMDSNSFLKNSFHKFPYPTKAELCYLTVVTKYPEEQLKIWFTAQRLKQGISWSPEEIEDARKKMFNTVIQSVPQPTITVLNTPLVANAGGVQHLIQAALPGHVVGQPEGTAGGLLVTQPLMANGLQAPSSSLPPAVTSVPKQPTAAAVNTVCSNTTSAVKVVNAAQSLLTACPSITSQAFLDASIYKNKKSHEQLSALKGSFCRNQFPGQSEVEHLTKVTGLSTREVRKWFSDRRYHCRNLKGSRAVLPGEPGAIVIDPGPEAPFSPSLAKAPEVPCVPPAATLAAPPSARRQAWHQTPDFTPTKYKERAPEQLRALESSFAQNPLPPDEELDRLRTETKMTRREIDSWFSERRKRVSAEDPKRADEGTAPEEEEDEAGEEELGGVPRVPGEDGPLEGLGSRALAERKVSPIKINLKNLRVTEANGANGRSELPGPGACEPEEDGPGQPAEQPPGKASCKKTAQQRHLLRQLFVQTRWPSTQDYDAIMAQTGLPRPEVVRWFGDSRYALKNGQLKWYEDYKRGNFPPGLLVVTPGNRELLQDYYLTHKMLREGDVQSLCDKTQMSSQQVKQWFAEKMGEETRAVADAGSEDQGAGEPAAVHQGTGDAYSEVSENSESWEPGAPEASSEPFDAPSPQAGLQLETD, encoded by the coding sequence ATGGCCAGCAAGCGGAAATCCACCACCCCGTGCATGATCCCCGTGAAGACCGCGGTGCTGCAGGAGGCCGGTGCGGAGGCCCAGCCCGCCGAGGCGTTACCCGGAGGCCCCCAGCAGGAGCTGCCCCCTGAAGTGCCTGCTGGCAGCAGCGAGGCTGCCCAGACGTCCAGCAGCACCGACGGCCCCGCCCTGGCCAACGGGCACCGGGGCACTTTGGACGGCTATTTGTATTCCTGCAAATACTGTGATTTCAGAGCCCAGGACATAACCCAGTTTGTGGGACATATGAACTCAGAGCACACAGACTTTAATAAGGATCCAACTTTTGTATGCACTGAATGCAGTTTTCTGGCAAAAACTCCTGAGGGGCTTTCTCTGCACAATGCTAAGAGTCACTCGGGGGAAGCCAGCTTTGTGTGGAATGTGGCCAAGCCAGACAATCATGTGGTCGTGGAGCAGAGCGTCCCCGAGAGCACCTGTACTCCTGACCTATCGAGTGAGCCCAATGCCGAAGGGACCGACGGACAGGCCGAAATCATCATTACCAAAACTCCAATCATGAAGATAATGAAAGGCAAAGCCGAAGCCAAAAAAATTCATACGCTCAAGGAGAACATCCCCAGTCAGCCTGTGGGTGACACAGCCTTACCAAACCCATCGGCCGGGGAGACCGAGGCGAAGGAGGGGGACCACCCCTTTGTCAATGGGGCAGTCCCGGTCAGTCAGCCAGCCACCAACTCGGCCAAAGGGCCGCATGCGGCCAATGGGCCCCTGCTGGGAGCGGTGCCGGTCCTGCCGGCCGGCATAGCGCAGTTCCTCCCCCTGCAGCAGCCGCCCCCCCTGCATGCCCAGCACCACGGCCATCAGCCGCTGCCCACGTCCAAGTCCCTCCCCAAGGTGATGATCCCCCTGAGCAGCATTCCCACCTACAATGCGGCCATGGACTCCAACAGCTTTCTGAAGAACTCGTTCCACAAGTTCCCCTACCCAACCAAAGCTGAGCTCTGCTATTTGACTGTGGTCACCAAGTACCCAGAAGAACAGCTCAAGATCTGGTTCACAGCCCAGAGGCTGAAGCAGGGCATCAGCTGGTCCCCGGAGGAGATTGAGGACGCCCGGAAAAAGATGTTCAATACGGTCATTCAGTCCGTACCCCAGCCCACGATCACCGTCCTCAACACGCCCCTGGTCGCCAACGCCGGCGGTGTCCAGCACCTCATCCAGGCCGCCCTCCCGGGCCACGTGGTAGGGCAGCCGGAGGGCACGGCGGGCGGCCTGCTGGTCACTCAGCCGCTGATGGCCAACGGGCTGCAGGCGCCCAGCTCGTCCCTGCCGCCCGCCGTCACCTCGGTGCCCAAGCAGCCCACCGCGGCAGCCGTGAACACGGTGTGCTCCAACACCACGTCGGCGGTGAAGGTGGTCAACGCGGCCCAGTCGCTGCTCACGGCCTGCCCCAGCATCACCTCCCAGGCCTTCCTCGACGCCAGCATCTACAAGAACAAGAAGTCTCACGAACAGCTGTCTGCCCTGAAAGGAAGCTTCTGTCGGAACCAGTTCCCGGGGCAGAGCGAGGTGGAGCATCTGACCAAAGTGACCGGCCTCAGCACCAGAGAGGTGCGCAAGTGGTTCAGCGACCGCAGGTACCACTGCCGGAACCTGAAGGGCTCCAGGGCCGTGCTGCCCGGCGAGCCTGGCGCCATCGTCATCGACCCCGGGCCCGAGGCGCCCTTCTCCCCGTCGTTGGCCAAGGCCCCCGAGGTGCCCTGCGTCCCACCGGCCGCCACCCTGGCCGCCCCTCCTTCCGCCAGACGCCAGGCCTGGCACCAGACCCCTGACTTCACGCCAACCAAGTACAAGGAGCGAGCCCCCGAGCAGCTCAGAGCCCTGGAGAGCAGTTTTGCACAAAACCCCCTTCCTCCCGATGAGGAGCTGGACCGCCTGAGGACTGAAACCAAGATGACCCGGAGAGAGATCGACAGCTGGTTCTCGGAGAGGCGGAAGAGAGTGAGCGCCGAGGACCCCAAGAGGGCTGACGAGGGCACCGctccagaggaggaggaggacgaggcgggagaggaggagctggggggggTGCCGAGGGTCCCCGGGGAAGACGGCCCCCTGGAAGGGCTCGGCAGCCGTGCGCTGGCAGAGCGCAAGGTCAGCCCCATCAAAATTAACCTTAAGAACCTGCGCGTCACCGAGGCCAATGGGGCCAACGGCAGGAGCGAGCTCCCGGGGCCGGGGGCCTGCGAGCCCGAAGAGGATGGGCCCGGCCAGCCAGCCGAGCAGCCCCCCGGCAAAGCGAGCTGCAAGAAGACGGCCCAGCAGCGGCACCTGCTGCGCCAGCTCTTCGTGCAGACGCGGTGGCCCAGCACCCAGGACTATGACGCCATCATGGCCCAGACCGGCCTGCCGCGGCCCGAGGTGGTGCGCTGGTTCGGGGACAGCAGGTACGCCCTGAAGAACGGCCAGCTCAAGTGGTATGAAGACTATAAGCGGGGCAACTTCCCTCCAGGGCTGCTGGTCGTCACCCCTGGCAACCGGGAGCTGCTGCAGGACTATTACCTGACGCACAAGATGCTGCGTGAGGGGGACGTGCAGAGCCTCTGCGACAAGACCCAGATGAGCTCCCAGCAGGTCAAGCAATGGTTTGCGGAGAAAATGGGCGAGGAGACCCGGGCTGTGGCGGACGCGGGCAGTGAGGACCAGGGCGCTGGCGAGCCTGCAGCCGTTCACCAAGGGACGGGGGACGCGTATTCGGAGGTGTCGGAAAACAGTGAGTCGTGGGAGCCCGGCGCCCCTGAGGCCAGCTCGGAGCCCTTTGACGCCCCGAGTCCCCAGGCTGGACTTCAGCTGG
- the ZHX3 gene encoding zinc fingers and homeoboxes protein 3 isoform X2 yields the protein MASKRKSTTPCMIPVKTAVLQEAGAEAQPAEALPGGPQQELPPEVPAGSSEAAQTSSSTDGPALANGHRGTLDGYLYSCKYCDFRAQDITQFVGHMNSEHTDFNKDPTFVCTECSFLAKTPEGLSLHNAKSHSGEASFVWNVAKPDNHVVVEQSVPESTCTPDLSSEPNAEGTDGQAEIIITKTPIMKIMKGKAEAKKIHTLKENIPSQPVGDTALPNPSAGETEAKEGDHPFVNGAVPVSQPATNSAKGPHAANGPLLGAVPVLPAGIAQFLPLQQPPPLHAQHHGHQPLPTSKSLPKVMIPLSSIPTYNAAMDSNSFLKNSFHKFPYPTKAELCYLTVVTKYPEEQLKIWFTAQRLKQGISWSPEEIEDARKKMFNTVIQSVPQPTITVLNTPLVANAGGVQHLIQAALPGHVVGQPEGTAGGLLVTQPLMANGLQAPSSSLPPAVTSVPKQPTAAAVNTVCSNTTSAVKVVNAAQSLLTACPSITSQAFLDASIYKNKKSHEQLSALKGSFCRNQFPGQSEVEHLTKVTGLSTREVRKWFSDRRYHCRNLKGSRAVLPGEPGAIVIDPGPEAPFSPSLAKAPEVPCVPPAATLAAPPSARRQAWHQTPDFTPTKYKERAPEQLRALESSFAQNPLPPDEELDRLRTETKMTRREIDSWFSERRKRVSAEDPKRADEGTAPEEEEDEAGEEELGGVPRVPGEDGPLEGLGSRALAERKVSPIKINLKNLRVTEANGANGRSELPGPGACEPEEDGPGQPAEQPPGKASCKKTAQQRHLLRQLFVQTRWPSTQDYDAIMAQTGLPRPEVVRWFGDSRYALKNGQLKWYEDYKRGNFPPGLLVVTPGNRELLQDYYLTHKMLREGDVQSLCDKTQMSSQQVKQWFAEKMGEETRAVADAGSEDQGAGEPAAVHQGTGDAYSEVSENSESWEPGAPEASSEPFDAPSPQAGLQLD from the coding sequence ATGGCCAGCAAGCGGAAATCCACCACCCCGTGCATGATCCCCGTGAAGACCGCGGTGCTGCAGGAGGCCGGTGCGGAGGCCCAGCCCGCCGAGGCGTTACCCGGAGGCCCCCAGCAGGAGCTGCCCCCTGAAGTGCCTGCTGGCAGCAGCGAGGCTGCCCAGACGTCCAGCAGCACCGACGGCCCCGCCCTGGCCAACGGGCACCGGGGCACTTTGGACGGCTATTTGTATTCCTGCAAATACTGTGATTTCAGAGCCCAGGACATAACCCAGTTTGTGGGACATATGAACTCAGAGCACACAGACTTTAATAAGGATCCAACTTTTGTATGCACTGAATGCAGTTTTCTGGCAAAAACTCCTGAGGGGCTTTCTCTGCACAATGCTAAGAGTCACTCGGGGGAAGCCAGCTTTGTGTGGAATGTGGCCAAGCCAGACAATCATGTGGTCGTGGAGCAGAGCGTCCCCGAGAGCACCTGTACTCCTGACCTATCGAGTGAGCCCAATGCCGAAGGGACCGACGGACAGGCCGAAATCATCATTACCAAAACTCCAATCATGAAGATAATGAAAGGCAAAGCCGAAGCCAAAAAAATTCATACGCTCAAGGAGAACATCCCCAGTCAGCCTGTGGGTGACACAGCCTTACCAAACCCATCGGCCGGGGAGACCGAGGCGAAGGAGGGGGACCACCCCTTTGTCAATGGGGCAGTCCCGGTCAGTCAGCCAGCCACCAACTCGGCCAAAGGGCCGCATGCGGCCAATGGGCCCCTGCTGGGAGCGGTGCCGGTCCTGCCGGCCGGCATAGCGCAGTTCCTCCCCCTGCAGCAGCCGCCCCCCCTGCATGCCCAGCACCACGGCCATCAGCCGCTGCCCACGTCCAAGTCCCTCCCCAAGGTGATGATCCCCCTGAGCAGCATTCCCACCTACAATGCGGCCATGGACTCCAACAGCTTTCTGAAGAACTCGTTCCACAAGTTCCCCTACCCAACCAAAGCTGAGCTCTGCTATTTGACTGTGGTCACCAAGTACCCAGAAGAACAGCTCAAGATCTGGTTCACAGCCCAGAGGCTGAAGCAGGGCATCAGCTGGTCCCCGGAGGAGATTGAGGACGCCCGGAAAAAGATGTTCAATACGGTCATTCAGTCCGTACCCCAGCCCACGATCACCGTCCTCAACACGCCCCTGGTCGCCAACGCCGGCGGTGTCCAGCACCTCATCCAGGCCGCCCTCCCGGGCCACGTGGTAGGGCAGCCGGAGGGCACGGCGGGCGGCCTGCTGGTCACTCAGCCGCTGATGGCCAACGGGCTGCAGGCGCCCAGCTCGTCCCTGCCGCCCGCCGTCACCTCGGTGCCCAAGCAGCCCACCGCGGCAGCCGTGAACACGGTGTGCTCCAACACCACGTCGGCGGTGAAGGTGGTCAACGCGGCCCAGTCGCTGCTCACGGCCTGCCCCAGCATCACCTCCCAGGCCTTCCTCGACGCCAGCATCTACAAGAACAAGAAGTCTCACGAACAGCTGTCTGCCCTGAAAGGAAGCTTCTGTCGGAACCAGTTCCCGGGGCAGAGCGAGGTGGAGCATCTGACCAAAGTGACCGGCCTCAGCACCAGAGAGGTGCGCAAGTGGTTCAGCGACCGCAGGTACCACTGCCGGAACCTGAAGGGCTCCAGGGCCGTGCTGCCCGGCGAGCCTGGCGCCATCGTCATCGACCCCGGGCCCGAGGCGCCCTTCTCCCCGTCGTTGGCCAAGGCCCCCGAGGTGCCCTGCGTCCCACCGGCCGCCACCCTGGCCGCCCCTCCTTCCGCCAGACGCCAGGCCTGGCACCAGACCCCTGACTTCACGCCAACCAAGTACAAGGAGCGAGCCCCCGAGCAGCTCAGAGCCCTGGAGAGCAGTTTTGCACAAAACCCCCTTCCTCCCGATGAGGAGCTGGACCGCCTGAGGACTGAAACCAAGATGACCCGGAGAGAGATCGACAGCTGGTTCTCGGAGAGGCGGAAGAGAGTGAGCGCCGAGGACCCCAAGAGGGCTGACGAGGGCACCGctccagaggaggaggaggacgaggcgggagaggaggagctggggggggTGCCGAGGGTCCCCGGGGAAGACGGCCCCCTGGAAGGGCTCGGCAGCCGTGCGCTGGCAGAGCGCAAGGTCAGCCCCATCAAAATTAACCTTAAGAACCTGCGCGTCACCGAGGCCAATGGGGCCAACGGCAGGAGCGAGCTCCCGGGGCCGGGGGCCTGCGAGCCCGAAGAGGATGGGCCCGGCCAGCCAGCCGAGCAGCCCCCCGGCAAAGCGAGCTGCAAGAAGACGGCCCAGCAGCGGCACCTGCTGCGCCAGCTCTTCGTGCAGACGCGGTGGCCCAGCACCCAGGACTATGACGCCATCATGGCCCAGACCGGCCTGCCGCGGCCCGAGGTGGTGCGCTGGTTCGGGGACAGCAGGTACGCCCTGAAGAACGGCCAGCTCAAGTGGTATGAAGACTATAAGCGGGGCAACTTCCCTCCAGGGCTGCTGGTCGTCACCCCTGGCAACCGGGAGCTGCTGCAGGACTATTACCTGACGCACAAGATGCTGCGTGAGGGGGACGTGCAGAGCCTCTGCGACAAGACCCAGATGAGCTCCCAGCAGGTCAAGCAATGGTTTGCGGAGAAAATGGGCGAGGAGACCCGGGCTGTGGCGGACGCGGGCAGTGAGGACCAGGGCGCTGGCGAGCCTGCAGCCGTTCACCAAGGGACGGGGGACGCGTATTCGGAGGTGTCGGAAAACAGTGAGTCGTGGGAGCCCGGCGCCCCTGAGGCCAGCTCGGAGCCCTTTGACGCCCCGAGTCCCCAGGCTGGACTTCAGCTGG
- the ZHX3 gene encoding zinc fingers and homeoboxes protein 3 isoform X3, producing the protein MASKRKSTTPCMIPVKTAVLQEAGAEAQPAEALPGGPQQELPPEVPAGSSEAAQTSSSTDGPALANGHRGTLDGYLYSCKYCDFRAQDITQFVGHMNSEHTDFNKDPTFVCTECSFLAKTPEGLSLHNAKSHSGEASFVWNVAKPDNHVVVEQSVPESTCTPDLSSEPNAEGTDGQAEIIITKTPIMKIMKGKAEAKKIHTLKENIPSQPVGDTALPNPSAGETEAKEGDHPFVNGAVPVSQPATNSAKGPHAANGPLLGAVPVLPAGIAQFLPLQQPPPLHAQHHGHQPLPTSKSLPKVMIPLSSIPTYNAAMDSNSFLKNSFHKFPYPTKAELCYLTVVTKYPEEQLKIWFTAQRLKQGISWSPEEIEDARKKMFNTVIQSVPQPTITVLNTPLVANAGGVQHLIQAALPGHVVGQPEGTAGGLLVTQPLMANGLQAPSSSLPPAVTSVPKQPTAAAVNTVCSNTTSAVKVVNAAQSLLTACPSITSQAFLDASIYKNKKSHEQLSALKGSFCRNQFPGQSEVEHLTKVTGLSTREVRKWFSDRRYHCRNLKGSRAVLPGEPGAIVIDPGPEAPFSPSLAKAPEVPCVPPAATLAAPPSARRQAWHQTPDFTPTKYKERAPEQLRALESSFAQNPLPPDEELDRLRTETKMTRREIDSWFSERRKRVSAEDPKRADEGTAPEEEEDEAGEEELGGVPRVPGEDGPLEGLGSRALAERKVSPIKINLKNLRVTEANGANGRSELPGPGACEPEEDGPGQPAEQPPGKASCKKTAQQRHLLRQLFVQTRWPSTQDYDAIMAQTGLPRPEVVRWFGDSRYALKNGQLKWYEDYKRGNFPPGLLVVTPGNRELLQDYYLTHKMLREGDVQSLCDKTQMSSQQVKQWFAEKMGEETRAVADAGSEDQGAGEPAAVHQGTGDAYSEVSENKTD; encoded by the coding sequence ATGGCCAGCAAGCGGAAATCCACCACCCCGTGCATGATCCCCGTGAAGACCGCGGTGCTGCAGGAGGCCGGTGCGGAGGCCCAGCCCGCCGAGGCGTTACCCGGAGGCCCCCAGCAGGAGCTGCCCCCTGAAGTGCCTGCTGGCAGCAGCGAGGCTGCCCAGACGTCCAGCAGCACCGACGGCCCCGCCCTGGCCAACGGGCACCGGGGCACTTTGGACGGCTATTTGTATTCCTGCAAATACTGTGATTTCAGAGCCCAGGACATAACCCAGTTTGTGGGACATATGAACTCAGAGCACACAGACTTTAATAAGGATCCAACTTTTGTATGCACTGAATGCAGTTTTCTGGCAAAAACTCCTGAGGGGCTTTCTCTGCACAATGCTAAGAGTCACTCGGGGGAAGCCAGCTTTGTGTGGAATGTGGCCAAGCCAGACAATCATGTGGTCGTGGAGCAGAGCGTCCCCGAGAGCACCTGTACTCCTGACCTATCGAGTGAGCCCAATGCCGAAGGGACCGACGGACAGGCCGAAATCATCATTACCAAAACTCCAATCATGAAGATAATGAAAGGCAAAGCCGAAGCCAAAAAAATTCATACGCTCAAGGAGAACATCCCCAGTCAGCCTGTGGGTGACACAGCCTTACCAAACCCATCGGCCGGGGAGACCGAGGCGAAGGAGGGGGACCACCCCTTTGTCAATGGGGCAGTCCCGGTCAGTCAGCCAGCCACCAACTCGGCCAAAGGGCCGCATGCGGCCAATGGGCCCCTGCTGGGAGCGGTGCCGGTCCTGCCGGCCGGCATAGCGCAGTTCCTCCCCCTGCAGCAGCCGCCCCCCCTGCATGCCCAGCACCACGGCCATCAGCCGCTGCCCACGTCCAAGTCCCTCCCCAAGGTGATGATCCCCCTGAGCAGCATTCCCACCTACAATGCGGCCATGGACTCCAACAGCTTTCTGAAGAACTCGTTCCACAAGTTCCCCTACCCAACCAAAGCTGAGCTCTGCTATTTGACTGTGGTCACCAAGTACCCAGAAGAACAGCTCAAGATCTGGTTCACAGCCCAGAGGCTGAAGCAGGGCATCAGCTGGTCCCCGGAGGAGATTGAGGACGCCCGGAAAAAGATGTTCAATACGGTCATTCAGTCCGTACCCCAGCCCACGATCACCGTCCTCAACACGCCCCTGGTCGCCAACGCCGGCGGTGTCCAGCACCTCATCCAGGCCGCCCTCCCGGGCCACGTGGTAGGGCAGCCGGAGGGCACGGCGGGCGGCCTGCTGGTCACTCAGCCGCTGATGGCCAACGGGCTGCAGGCGCCCAGCTCGTCCCTGCCGCCCGCCGTCACCTCGGTGCCCAAGCAGCCCACCGCGGCAGCCGTGAACACGGTGTGCTCCAACACCACGTCGGCGGTGAAGGTGGTCAACGCGGCCCAGTCGCTGCTCACGGCCTGCCCCAGCATCACCTCCCAGGCCTTCCTCGACGCCAGCATCTACAAGAACAAGAAGTCTCACGAACAGCTGTCTGCCCTGAAAGGAAGCTTCTGTCGGAACCAGTTCCCGGGGCAGAGCGAGGTGGAGCATCTGACCAAAGTGACCGGCCTCAGCACCAGAGAGGTGCGCAAGTGGTTCAGCGACCGCAGGTACCACTGCCGGAACCTGAAGGGCTCCAGGGCCGTGCTGCCCGGCGAGCCTGGCGCCATCGTCATCGACCCCGGGCCCGAGGCGCCCTTCTCCCCGTCGTTGGCCAAGGCCCCCGAGGTGCCCTGCGTCCCACCGGCCGCCACCCTGGCCGCCCCTCCTTCCGCCAGACGCCAGGCCTGGCACCAGACCCCTGACTTCACGCCAACCAAGTACAAGGAGCGAGCCCCCGAGCAGCTCAGAGCCCTGGAGAGCAGTTTTGCACAAAACCCCCTTCCTCCCGATGAGGAGCTGGACCGCCTGAGGACTGAAACCAAGATGACCCGGAGAGAGATCGACAGCTGGTTCTCGGAGAGGCGGAAGAGAGTGAGCGCCGAGGACCCCAAGAGGGCTGACGAGGGCACCGctccagaggaggaggaggacgaggcgggagaggaggagctggggggggTGCCGAGGGTCCCCGGGGAAGACGGCCCCCTGGAAGGGCTCGGCAGCCGTGCGCTGGCAGAGCGCAAGGTCAGCCCCATCAAAATTAACCTTAAGAACCTGCGCGTCACCGAGGCCAATGGGGCCAACGGCAGGAGCGAGCTCCCGGGGCCGGGGGCCTGCGAGCCCGAAGAGGATGGGCCCGGCCAGCCAGCCGAGCAGCCCCCCGGCAAAGCGAGCTGCAAGAAGACGGCCCAGCAGCGGCACCTGCTGCGCCAGCTCTTCGTGCAGACGCGGTGGCCCAGCACCCAGGACTATGACGCCATCATGGCCCAGACCGGCCTGCCGCGGCCCGAGGTGGTGCGCTGGTTCGGGGACAGCAGGTACGCCCTGAAGAACGGCCAGCTCAAGTGGTATGAAGACTATAAGCGGGGCAACTTCCCTCCAGGGCTGCTGGTCGTCACCCCTGGCAACCGGGAGCTGCTGCAGGACTATTACCTGACGCACAAGATGCTGCGTGAGGGGGACGTGCAGAGCCTCTGCGACAAGACCCAGATGAGCTCCCAGCAGGTCAAGCAATGGTTTGCGGAGAAAATGGGCGAGGAGACCCGGGCTGTGGCGGACGCGGGCAGTGAGGACCAGGGCGCTGGCGAGCCTGCAGCCGTTCACCAAGGGACGGGGGACGCGTATTCGGAGGTGTCGGAAAACA